A portion of the Meriones unguiculatus strain TT.TT164.6M chromosome 11, Bangor_MerUng_6.1, whole genome shotgun sequence genome contains these proteins:
- the Med7 gene encoding mediator of RNA polymerase II transcription subunit 7, translating into MGEPQQVSALPPPPMQYIKEYTDENIQEGLAPKPPPPIKDSYMMFGNQFQCDDLIIRPLESQGIERLHPLQFDHKKELRKLNMSILVNFLDLLDILIRSPGSIKREEKLEDLKLLFVHVHHLINEYRPHQARETLRVMMEVQKRQRLETAERFQKHLERVIEMIQNCLASLPDDLPHSEAGMRVKAEPMDTDDNSNCTGQNEQQRENSGHRKDQIIEKDAALCVLIDEMNERP; encoded by the coding sequence ATGGGTGAACCCCAGCAAGTGAGTGCACTTCCACCACCTCCAATGCAGTACATCAAGGAATACACAGATGAAAATATTCAGGAAGGCTTAGCTCCCAAGCCTCCCCCTCCAATTAAAGACAGTTACATGATGTTCGGCAACCAGTTCCAATGTGATGATCTCATCATTCGCCCTTTGGAAAGTCAGGGCATTGAACGGCTTCATCCTTTGCAATTTGATCACAAGAAAGAACTGAGAAAACTCAATATGTCTATACTGGTAAATTTCTTGGACCTTTTAGATATTTTAATAAGGAGCCCTGGGAGTATAAAACGAGAAGAAAAGCTAGAAGATCTTAAGCTGCTGTTCGTACATGTGCATCATCTTATAAATGAATATCGACCCCACCAAGCACGAGAGACTTTGAGAGTCATGATGGAGGTCCAGAAACGTCAACGTCTTGAAACAGCTGAGAGGTTTCAGAAACACCTGGAACGAGTAATTGAAATGATTCAAAATTGCTTGGCTTCTTTACCTGATGATTTGCCCCATTCAGAAGCGGGGATGAGAGTTAAAGCTGAGCCAATGGATACTGATGATAACAGTAACTGCACTGGACAGAATGaacaacaaagagaaaattcAGGTCACAGAAAGGACCAGATTATAGAAAAAGATGCTGCCTTATGTGTCTTAATTGATGAAATGAATGAAAGACCAtga